DNA sequence from the Plasmodium vivax scf_6704 genomic scaffold, whole genome shotgun sequence genome:
ATAGTTCTATAactctattttttaaatgtttgtttataattattgcaatatatatttactattatatattcatataaattaatttcttaataagaataaatgttatctattataatatacatcacactttattatatcatataaattaaatatattctttttatgaTCATTTAATTGATACAggattaatttttatttattttattcctttaatattttagctattaaaatattaatatcaatatctttatatgtaaatcttttaatgtttttataaacagTACTAAACCAATTTACTCCCAGGAATAATTTagcatattatattttacattaaatatGAGACTtcatttccattttatttacataacaGTTGACATCTTTTATGTTTCTTTATGACGGAATTTTATttgatatattaaataatatacataaaaaatatgttatatccTATTCCCTTATGCTAAAAGATCGATGtgaattataaatttatatgatcatttaatatttttattatacgaAATATACTTGTCTTAACTGgttgtataatatttattaacacttgtaatataaaaatattcataatttagctaatttataataatggTTGAGCAAGAACTTTTTGGAAGTATAATCGTAATGCTAATTTACTATGAatagttattattattacattaacttaaatgatcttttttttaaaaagttttgtcaattcttttatatgtacatacataatCGTTTATATATTGTGATTTTCATTTAGAGTTCTCTTGAATCTGCTTCAAACGAATTATTTTCTGGAACATTTTATGCTAATttgaataattatgaaaaattaagacTATACTATCCAGATTGTACTGCCTTAGATGCTAAATACAGTGGTATTAAATACCAAAAACTTAGAATACTATGTGCACAgcttgtaaaatatttaaaaactaCACATACTACATTCAAAAgagaggaaaataaatatgatcCTTGTATCCTTTTGAATTATTGGTTTTACAGTAAATTAGTGAGTATTCTTGATActgaagataaaaatgttattgtCCCTGCTTTGGGTATTCTCGAAGGAATATGGAATGATGCCGTTTATAACAAATCAGATAAGTCACtctataataaatgtattcCTGAAGGTAGAATTGCGGCTCAGAATgactggaaaaaaagaaaggaattGTATGAATATTGTGTGAATTATGATACTATTGAAAAAactattccattttttgtacaaaCCTGCCCAAAATATTGGTCGTACGTTGAATCTCACACTTCTCtatttgaatattttaagaCACTTTGTACTAAGCAAAATGATCAGTGTCCAAATTTCTATGATCAATGCCAGAAATATGATCCTAAACATGTTTTACCCACTTTTGTTTGTAATGAACAGATGATGAAAAAGAAAGCTGAAAACACTGCTGCAAATGCTAGATCAACATTACCAGCAGGTATGCCTGCAGGTCAAGAAGCAAGTTCTGGAATGTCTAACAGTTCAGATATTTCTTCAGGCGGTTTACAGAGTCCACATAACGGTACTCACCCAGCTAAAAAAACTGGTGACATACTTCTGGGAGTAGTTGCGACTTCTCTAGCTTCTGGAGCTTTATATAGGGTAAACATTAGTtctataatacatatatatcgaataattttgttttaaattttcttttattacataaccataaataataaatatgtaacaaatattttgtattactgtttatataaaagtttACACCCTTAGGAAATATGTTACGCAATGGATTTGGAAggaacaataataatatgagAAATATGCATGGAGGCGAATATGCATTATTTGATTATGCATCAGAATCCTTTAATCCATATGCAGGGGGAGGTGAAGAACATTATATTGGTTACCACCCTGCTTAAGGTTTATAGTTTAAATTAGCCAACCATATCAATTTAGCATAAACAGATGCCATTCTGTACggaatattttatgtaaaaacaattattttgATTCTtagaaaacataaataaaacattcaTATGCATTAATGAGTATAaaccaaaaatatttatataaaatatatattaaaaaattagacaaataaataattattaagataaataaaacgatcatatatataaaaagtttatttttaggTACTTAATTgtgtatttctattttttcccatgaAATTCAGTATAACGAATTTTCTGATAGCCATGTACAatattatttacttattattattgttattaataTGCATAATAATGAATATAACTACAAACAttgatttaataataaactTCAAAAATACTAATCATGATATAAATTTACGAATTATACTTTTagatttacatattttttaaaattaaattgaatcatttttatttcataaaattgaaaagtatACATActtatataagaaaattaaaatatatatttttttatttattattcatctctacatattatattaaataaataactataaaattgatattataatatatataatcattcATACGCTAATATAATGCGTAAAACGTGGGAACCCTGTAACTTAACCTGGTTCCCTTCATAMCAAATTTTgttatgtacacacatgatTAACAttattcaattttaatttatattagcCCTACTATTTCTTATAgggaaattatatttttatatcatttcaGGAATGTAATAATTCACTTAAATTATTATGCTTAAATGGTTCATATATACTTGATTTTATCATTCTCCCTAacaatatatcatattaattttttaacactaaaaatatgatacaatatattatttttttagattACAGTGTATcaatgtgaaaaatgaagcatctaaaaaaaatattttattttatatattatatgaaccGTATTGTAAAATCTAAGCATAACACgctttcattaattttaaagagGGAGCATATaagaatttatattatatttatcaatgtatatattattccttTTGTTAATATCTGCAAATATTATTCAAGGATCAGAGTTAGaagtataaattaaaatatctAATTTATTGTTTTGTTGTATTAGCATTATTGTACGCCGGGTTTTATGttaaataacaaatttttatagatataatataaaatattatcattcTACGATCAAGCAATAAATGATACAATTCTAATATAAAATGTCATTGTTCCATATATcatgataaatataagaacAATGTTCACGTGTTAGCTTGAAagttgtaataaaaaaaaaaaactatataacGATAATACAATAGattcatatgcatattttaaattattttattcaatgcgtatatatttatatcaatattatatttaatatactccttatataaatattcgaAGAAAAATAGTTTATGCAAACGTAATTCTAATAATCAAATATTCGGACTTCTacataattatgtaaaaattgctACCACTCAATTATTGTAATTCTTAGCTATAAATTTTAAGCTCAACTATCATCCTTAAGTTTCGTATCTAATTTTATACTGTAGcaaataataagaaaaaaaattcaatcaCAAGTACAATTATTAATAGAATATAATAGTTTTCACAATATTGATGTTAATAATAGTAAAATGtgccttattttttcaataaaaaatatttcaaaaattaatttaaataatgattaaattttttataaatattataaattatttctttctaATATTCAATAAATactatgttttttttttaaaacaatttgcacaaatattttagtaaatataacctaatattatttgaatactttatataaaactcatcatgttttaaaaacattcTTAAATTAGAacgatatattattaaatgaaaacatttattttcaatttaaaatgtaataataataggtTATGcatctttttatttgtctaaagtaatacaaaatatatatctataatTTAATAACTATTGTTTTAATatagttttatttatattcataataaatcatatatttaataatattatatctaAATATACAAgtaattttgttctttattattattattattacataataatgATTTCTTCTTTGTTctactaaaaataatttatattcaacaaatttataatataatattcttttattttttggttttttataattttaaccAAATTCcaagttttatatttataacatatatgATAACGTATAAATGATGACAACTTTAAATTCTTATtcacttataaaaaaaatatatacagagcaatattttgatatagaacacatataatttttaatgaaaaatcattaaattaaatataatatatgaaaaaataattttattcaatcaaaaaataataaattatcaCTTATATTGTTTTCTtctattaataatttataaattctacgctcatataaaatatcaatttaaatatatatcatattataatatatatagttaaaGTATCTATTAagaaaaagtataaaataattgcaattttatatttttaatttttgaaaaataagtAATTCATTGCTAAGTAAATAATTCTATTTATTTTAGGCAATATTTAGACAGAAAAAgtctaaaaaaaatattagaatgtaattcaaattttgtaattataataataaaaacaaatatacTTTACTTTATTGATGTGAGTTTTTAAATATAGCACATGTAYTGTgatattaattttaagaaatcATTTAttagtaaataataatatttctgtttaaatgttataaattt
Encoded proteins:
- a CDS encoding variable surface protein Vir4, putative (encoded by transcript PVX_021680A); the protein is MVEQELFGSIISSLESASNELFSGTFYANLNNYEKLRLYYPDCTALDAKYSGIKYQKLRILCAQLVKYLKTTHTTFKREENKYDPCILLNYWFYSKLVSILDTEDKNVIVPALGILEGIWNDAVYNKSDKSLYNKCIPEGRIAAQNDWKKRKELYEYCVNYDTIEKTIPFFVQTCPKYWSYVESHTSLFEYFKTLCTKQNDQCPNFYDQCQKYDPKHVLPTFVCNEQMMKKKAENTAANARSTLPAGMPAGQEASSGMSNSSDISSGGLQSPHNGTHPAKKTGDILLGVVATSLASGALYRFTPLGNMLRNGFGRNNNNMRNMHGGEYALFDYASESFNPYAGGGEEHYIGYHPA